In one Lolium rigidum isolate FL_2022 chromosome 3, APGP_CSIRO_Lrig_0.1, whole genome shotgun sequence genomic region, the following are encoded:
- the LOC124700043 gene encoding ADP-ribosylation factor-like protein 2, producing MGLLSIIRKIKRKEKEMRILMVGLDNSGKTTIVLKINGEDTSVISPTLGFNIKTIKYHKYSLNIWDVGGQKTIRSYWRNYFEQTDGLVWVVDSSDIRRLDDCRAELHNLLKEERLVGASLLVFANKQDIQGARQPAEIAKILNLDAMGRSRHWRIVGCSAYTGEGLLDGFDWLVQDVASRIYVLD from the exons ATGGGGCTACTCAGCATCATCCGGAAGATCAAGCGCAAGGAGAAGGAGATGCGCATTCTCATGGT GGGGCTGGACAACTCAGGGAAGACAACGATCGTGCTCAAGATCAATGGGGAGGACACGAGCGTCATCAGCCCCACCCTCGGCTTCAACATCAAGACCATCAAGTACCACAA GTACTCCTTGAACATTTGGGATGTTGGGGGACAGAAGACTATCAGGTCTTATTGGAGGAATTACTTTGAGCAGACTGATGGACTAGTTTGGGTAGTTGATAGTTCAGATATCCGAAGGCTTGATGATTGCCGTGCTGAACTCCACAATCTCTTAAAGGAAGAG AGACTAGTCGGAGCTTCATTGCTGGTGTTTGCAAACAAGCAAGACATTCAAGGTGCTCGTCAACCCGCAGAAATTGCTAAG ATCCTGAATTTGGACGCCATGGGCAGAAGCAGACACTGGCGGATCGTAGGCTGCAGTGCCTACACCGGAGAGGGGCTCCTTGACGGTTTCGACTGGCTGGTTCAGGACGTTGCTTCTCGGATCTACGTTCTGGACTGA
- the LOC124703870 gene encoding glycine-rich RNA-binding protein-like yields MAEEYRCFVGGLAWATNDQSLEQAFSQFGEITDCKIINDRETGRSRGFGFVTFSSSESMKNAIEGMNGQDLDGRNITVNEAQSRSGGGGGGGGGYRGGGSGGGGYGQRREGGGGGYGGGGGYGGGGGGGYGQGREGGYGGGGGGYSRGGGGGDSAGNWRN; encoded by the exons ATGGCGGAAGAGTACCGTTGCTTCGTCGGCGGCCTCGCCTGGGCCACCAACGACCAGTCCCTCGAGCAGGCCTTCTCCCAGTTCGGCGAGATCACCGACTGCAAG ATCATCAACGACAGGGAGACCGGACGTTCCCGCGGCTTCGGCTTCGTCACCTTCTCGAGCTCCGAGTCGATGAAGAACGCCATCGAGGGGATGAACGGCCAGGACCTGGACGGCCGCAACATCACCGTCAACGAGGCCCagtcccgctccggcggcggcggcggcggaggcggcggctacaggggcggcggctccggaggcggcggctacggcCAGCGTCGcgaaggcggcggaggcggctacggcggcggcggcggctacggaggtggcggcggcggcggctacggccaGGGCCGTGAGGGCggctatggcggcggcggcggcggctactcccgcggcggcggcggcggtgactcTGCCGGCAACTGGAGGAACTGA